A single window of Sparus aurata chromosome 22, fSpaAur1.1, whole genome shotgun sequence DNA harbors:
- the reps1 gene encoding ralBP1-associated Eps domain-containing protein 1 isoform X1 yields the protein MESLTLTDNEQKYYSDLFVYCDTDNTKKVASNGRVLDLFRAAQLPSEVVLQITELCGATRLGHFGRSQFYIALKLIAIAQSGLPLRVESLNSVKDLPLPRFVVGKNEAEARHAALYQDTDSQGLYPASATAVIPRPPGRGHQNKKGPPSSTSLPVHEVIQPLAPSIEPQPEPTSPVVSPHQSPPTSPPSWRKHKRQHSGGNAERQPVVAATGVVWTQFREPQSGPVPVEGMWSSHSPPPPSQESWVSFTADTPPSSALPAMHPSSVQESTTIRTVASAATTNEIQRQSSGYDDPWKITDEQRQYYINQFKTIQPDLTGFIPGSAAKEFFTKSKLPILELSHIWELSDFDKDGALTLDEFCAAFHLVVARKNGYDLPEKLPESLMPKLIDLDDSAEVPEPTADVGYSGSPVEVTPNKSPSMPSLNQAWPEMNQSSEQWETFSERSSSSQTLTQFDSNIAPADPDTAIVHPVPIRMTPSKIHMQEMELKRTGSDHNHPTSPLLAKPPELSEEAKLPASMKFVAANTVGDGYSSSDSFTSDQEPITRQRSQSGTSPEALKVVAPPPPPPRPHPSHSRSSSLDMNRTFAATTAPGQPQPSTIAYPPAVPPRPLPTQTSVPLTGHRAEAEGAPGGGAVLTTTSPQQIPQQPNFADFSQFQAFAASEQPSSLPEVDIHSEPGQAEKPSEGAGPLRTVKSDGQADERVSATVNSAKGSSGPLAPPPKPIRRRLKSEDELRPEDEQHGPQKSNVIAAVLATQPSIPRSVGKDKKAIQASIRRNKETNTVLARLNSELQQQLKDLLEERISLEVQLEQLRPFSHL from the exons ATGGAAAGTCTAACGTTGACCGATAACGAGCAGAAATATTACTCGGATTTGTTCGTTTACTGCGACACGGACAACACCAAAAAAGTGGCTTCCAATGGGAGAGTTCTTGACCTTTTCCGGGCGGCCCAGCTACCCAGCGAAGTTGTCCTGCAG ATCAcagagctgtgtggagccactCGGCTGGGTCACTTCGGGCGGAGCCAGTTCTACATCGCTCTGAAACTCATCGCCATCGCCCAGTCCGGTCTGCCCCTGAGGGTGGAGAGCCTCAACTCGG TCAAGGACCTGCCGCTGCCCAGGTTCGTGGTGGGGAAGAACGAGGCGGAGGCGAGGCACGCAGCGTTGTACCAGGACACAGACAGTCAGGGGTTGTACCCCGCCTCAGCCACTGCAGTAATACCCCGACCACCAGGCAGGGGTCACCAGAACAAGAAAGGTCCTCCATCAtccacttcacttcctgtccaCGAGGTCATCCAGCCCCTGGCACCCAGCATAGAGCCTCAG CCCGAGCCGACGTCCCCGGTGGTCTCCCCTCACCAGtctccccccacctcccctccctcGTGGAGGAAACACAAGCGGCAGCACAGCGGAGGAAACGCAGAAAGACAGCCGGTGGTGGCTGCAACCGGAGTTGTGTGGACGCAGTTCAGAGAACCACAATCAG gtCCAGTGCCCGTTGAGGGAATGTGGTCGTCCCActcgcctcctcctccaagTCAGGAAAGTTGGGTCAGTTTCACGGCAGACACCCCGCCATCCAGCGCGCTCCCAGCAATGCATCCCTCATCAGTCCAG GAAAGCACAACGATACGAACAGTGGCCTCAGCAGCAACGACCAATGAGATCCAGCGACAGTCCAGCGGTTACGATGATCCGTGGAAGATCACGGACGAGCAGAGACAGTATTATATTAACCAGTTCAAAACCATCCAGCCAGACCTCACGGGCTTCATACCCG gtTCAGCAGCAAAAGAGTTCTTCACCAAATCAAAACTACCGATTTTAGAGCTGTCACATATTTG ggAGCTGTCAGACTTCGATAAAGACGGGGCTCTGACTCTGGATGAGTTCTGTGCTGCCTTTCACCTGGTCGTGGCCAGGAAGAACGGCTATGACCTCCCCGAGAAGCTACCTGAGAGCCTGATGCCAAAGCTGATTGACCTGGATGACTCAGCAG AAGTTCCAGAGCCGACTGCTGATGTCGGATACTCGGGCTCCCCGGTGGAGGTCACCCCCAACAAATCTCCCTCCATGCCTTCACTCAACCAGGCCTGGCCCGAGATGAACCAGAGCAGCGAG CAGTGGGAGACGTTTAGCGAGCGCTCCTCCAGCTCACAAACTCTGACCCAATTTGACTCTAACATTGCACCAGCTGACCCT GACACGGCCATCGTCCACCCGGTGCCTATCCGGATGACGCCCAGTAAGATCCACATGCAGGAGATGGAGCTCAAGAGGACTGGCAGCG ACCACAACCACCCGACCAGTCCACTGCTGGCTAAACCCCCCGAACTGTCCGAAGAAGCCAAATTACCTGCCTCCATGAAGTTTGTAGCCGCCAACACCGTAG GTGATGGTTACAGCAGCTCAGACTCCTTCACCTCAGACCAGGAGCCAATCACAAGACAAAG GTCTCAGTCGGGTACGTCTCCAGAGGCTCTGAAGGTGGTGGCCCCCCCTCCGCCACCGCCCAGGCCCCACCCCTCTCACTCTCGCTCCTCGTCTCTCGACATGAACCGCACCTTCGCCGCCACAACTGCACCAGGACAACCTCAACCCTCTACGATAGCTTACCCGCCTGCTGTGCCACCTCGACCTCtgcccacacag acATCAGTACCACTCACTGGGCATCGTGCAGAGGCAGAGGGGGCTCCAGGAGGCGGAGCAGTActcaccaccacctccccccaGCAAATTCCCCAACAACCCAATTTTGCCGACTTCAGTCAGTTTCAGGCCTTCGCTGCGTCCGAACAGCCTTCCAGCCTGCCAGAGGTCGATATACACAGTGAGCCTGGACAG GCGGAGAAGCCGTCGGAGGGAGCCGGCCCTTTAAGAACAGTGAAGAGCGATGGCCAAGCAGACGAGAGAGTCTCAGCTACTGTGAACTCT gCGAAAGGTTCGTCCGGTCCCCTCGCCCCTCCTCCGAAACCTATACGCCGAAGGTTGAAGTCTGAAGACGAGCTCCGACCGGAGGACGAGCAACACGGTCCACAGAAATCAAACGTTATAGCTGCTGTCCTGGCCACTCAGCCCTCCATCCCCAG gtcagtaggaaaagacaaaaaggcGATTCAAGCTTCAATCAGAAgaaacaaggagacaaacacagtgttGGCACGACTTAACAGTGAACTTCAGCAACAGCTGAAG GACCTGCTTGAAGAGAGGATATCCCTGGAAGTCCAGCTGGAGCAGCTCCGACCTTTCTCTCACCTTTAA
- the reps1 gene encoding ralBP1-associated Eps domain-containing protein 1 isoform X2 produces the protein MESLTLTDNEQKYYSDLFVYCDTDNTKKVASNGRVLDLFRAAQLPSEVVLQITELCGATRLGHFGRSQFYIALKLIAIAQSGLPLRVESLNSVKDLPLPRFVVGKNEAEARHAALYQDTDSQGLYPASATAVIPRPPGRGHQNKKGPPSSTSLPVHEVIQPLAPSIEPQPEPTSPVVSPHQSPPTSPPSWRKHKRQHSGGNAERQPVVAATGVVWTQFREPQSGPVPVEGMWSSHSPPPPSQESWVSFTADTPPSSALPAMHPSSVQESTTIRTVASAATTNEIQRQSSGYDDPWKITDEQRQYYINQFKTIQPDLTGFIPGSAAKEFFTKSKLPILELSHIWELSDFDKDGALTLDEFCAAFHLVVARKNGYDLPEKLPESLMPKLIDLDDSAEVPEPTADVGYSGSPVEVTPNKSPSMPSLNQAWPEMNQSSEDTAIVHPVPIRMTPSKIHMQEMELKRTGSDHNHPTSPLLAKPPELSEEAKLPASMKFVAANTVGDGYSSSDSFTSDQEPITRQRSQSGTSPEALKVVAPPPPPPRPHPSHSRSSSLDMNRTFAATTAPGQPQPSTIAYPPAVPPRPLPTQTSVPLTGHRAEAEGAPGGGAVLTTTSPQQIPQQPNFADFSQFQAFAASEQPSSLPEVDIHSEPGQAEKPSEGAGPLRTVKSDGQADERVSATVNSAKGSSGPLAPPPKPIRRRLKSEDELRPEDEQHGPQKSNVIAAVLATQPSIPRSVGKDKKAIQASIRRNKETNTVLARLNSELQQQLKDLLEERISLEVQLEQLRPFSHL, from the exons ATGGAAAGTCTAACGTTGACCGATAACGAGCAGAAATATTACTCGGATTTGTTCGTTTACTGCGACACGGACAACACCAAAAAAGTGGCTTCCAATGGGAGAGTTCTTGACCTTTTCCGGGCGGCCCAGCTACCCAGCGAAGTTGTCCTGCAG ATCAcagagctgtgtggagccactCGGCTGGGTCACTTCGGGCGGAGCCAGTTCTACATCGCTCTGAAACTCATCGCCATCGCCCAGTCCGGTCTGCCCCTGAGGGTGGAGAGCCTCAACTCGG TCAAGGACCTGCCGCTGCCCAGGTTCGTGGTGGGGAAGAACGAGGCGGAGGCGAGGCACGCAGCGTTGTACCAGGACACAGACAGTCAGGGGTTGTACCCCGCCTCAGCCACTGCAGTAATACCCCGACCACCAGGCAGGGGTCACCAGAACAAGAAAGGTCCTCCATCAtccacttcacttcctgtccaCGAGGTCATCCAGCCCCTGGCACCCAGCATAGAGCCTCAG CCCGAGCCGACGTCCCCGGTGGTCTCCCCTCACCAGtctccccccacctcccctccctcGTGGAGGAAACACAAGCGGCAGCACAGCGGAGGAAACGCAGAAAGACAGCCGGTGGTGGCTGCAACCGGAGTTGTGTGGACGCAGTTCAGAGAACCACAATCAG gtCCAGTGCCCGTTGAGGGAATGTGGTCGTCCCActcgcctcctcctccaagTCAGGAAAGTTGGGTCAGTTTCACGGCAGACACCCCGCCATCCAGCGCGCTCCCAGCAATGCATCCCTCATCAGTCCAG GAAAGCACAACGATACGAACAGTGGCCTCAGCAGCAACGACCAATGAGATCCAGCGACAGTCCAGCGGTTACGATGATCCGTGGAAGATCACGGACGAGCAGAGACAGTATTATATTAACCAGTTCAAAACCATCCAGCCAGACCTCACGGGCTTCATACCCG gtTCAGCAGCAAAAGAGTTCTTCACCAAATCAAAACTACCGATTTTAGAGCTGTCACATATTTG ggAGCTGTCAGACTTCGATAAAGACGGGGCTCTGACTCTGGATGAGTTCTGTGCTGCCTTTCACCTGGTCGTGGCCAGGAAGAACGGCTATGACCTCCCCGAGAAGCTACCTGAGAGCCTGATGCCAAAGCTGATTGACCTGGATGACTCAGCAG AAGTTCCAGAGCCGACTGCTGATGTCGGATACTCGGGCTCCCCGGTGGAGGTCACCCCCAACAAATCTCCCTCCATGCCTTCACTCAACCAGGCCTGGCCCGAGATGAACCAGAGCAGCGAG GACACGGCCATCGTCCACCCGGTGCCTATCCGGATGACGCCCAGTAAGATCCACATGCAGGAGATGGAGCTCAAGAGGACTGGCAGCG ACCACAACCACCCGACCAGTCCACTGCTGGCTAAACCCCCCGAACTGTCCGAAGAAGCCAAATTACCTGCCTCCATGAAGTTTGTAGCCGCCAACACCGTAG GTGATGGTTACAGCAGCTCAGACTCCTTCACCTCAGACCAGGAGCCAATCACAAGACAAAG GTCTCAGTCGGGTACGTCTCCAGAGGCTCTGAAGGTGGTGGCCCCCCCTCCGCCACCGCCCAGGCCCCACCCCTCTCACTCTCGCTCCTCGTCTCTCGACATGAACCGCACCTTCGCCGCCACAACTGCACCAGGACAACCTCAACCCTCTACGATAGCTTACCCGCCTGCTGTGCCACCTCGACCTCtgcccacacag acATCAGTACCACTCACTGGGCATCGTGCAGAGGCAGAGGGGGCTCCAGGAGGCGGAGCAGTActcaccaccacctccccccaGCAAATTCCCCAACAACCCAATTTTGCCGACTTCAGTCAGTTTCAGGCCTTCGCTGCGTCCGAACAGCCTTCCAGCCTGCCAGAGGTCGATATACACAGTGAGCCTGGACAG GCGGAGAAGCCGTCGGAGGGAGCCGGCCCTTTAAGAACAGTGAAGAGCGATGGCCAAGCAGACGAGAGAGTCTCAGCTACTGTGAACTCT gCGAAAGGTTCGTCCGGTCCCCTCGCCCCTCCTCCGAAACCTATACGCCGAAGGTTGAAGTCTGAAGACGAGCTCCGACCGGAGGACGAGCAACACGGTCCACAGAAATCAAACGTTATAGCTGCTGTCCTGGCCACTCAGCCCTCCATCCCCAG gtcagtaggaaaagacaaaaaggcGATTCAAGCTTCAATCAGAAgaaacaaggagacaaacacagtgttGGCACGACTTAACAGTGAACTTCAGCAACAGCTGAAG GACCTGCTTGAAGAGAGGATATCCCTGGAAGTCCAGCTGGAGCAGCTCCGACCTTTCTCTCACCTTTAA